One genomic region from Prunus persica cultivar Lovell chromosome G3, Prunus_persica_NCBIv2, whole genome shotgun sequence encodes:
- the LOC18788084 gene encoding 60S ribosomal protein L26-1 codes for MKYNPRVTSSRRKNRKAHFTAPSSVRRVLMSSPISSDLRSKYNVRSMPVRKDDEVQVVRGTYKGREGKVVQVYRRKWVIHIERITREKVNGSTVNVGINPSKVVITKLRLDKDRKALLDRKAKGRAAADKDKGTKFTAEDIMQNVD; via the coding sequence ATGAAGTACAATCCAAGAGTGACCAGCTCTCGCCGCAAGAACCGAAAGGCTCATTTCACGGCGCCGTCGAGCGTCCGCCGTGTGTTGATGAGCTCTCCTATCTCGTCAGACCTCCGGTCCAAGTACAATGTCCGGTCCATGCCGGTTCGCAAGGATGACGAGGTTCAGGTGGTGCGTGGGACCTACAAGGGTCGCGAGGGCAAGGTAGTCCAGGTTTACAGGCGCAAATGGGTCATCCACATAGAGCGCATCACCAGGGAGAAGGTCAATGGGTCGACGGTGAACGTGGGCATCAACCCATCCAAGGTGGTGATCACCAAGCTCAGGCTGGACAAGGATAGGAAGGCGCTGCTGGACCGCAAGGCCAAGGGTCGTGCCGCTGCAGACAAGGATAAGGGTACTAAGTTCACAGCCGAAGATATTATGCAGAACGTCGACTGA
- the LOC18788047 gene encoding uncharacterized protein LOC18788047 produces the protein MDDDFTRPPRLMSFVSEEQLDEAKRTRGERVEDGTAQRDRPLFEILKENKDKKDAEFNERFKHRPPKALDDDETEFLDTLENSRKEYERKIADEEAQQLLSFQAAVVAKSSIVQELQETPSVPIIQEQKSAGKRNPPPRPLGMIIKVKPQAKKAKIDQGGGEEPTNTVTTPHVDTDKSLEVMKTPNSDTDKSSVVAKTGLVSYSDESEDD, from the exons ATGGATGACGATTTCACACGCCCGCCCCGGCTTATGAGCTTCGTTTCTGAGGAACAG TTGGATGAAGCAAAGAGAACAAGGGGCGAACGGGTTGAGGATGGCACTGCCCAGAGAGACAGACCTCTTTTCGAG attttaaaagaaaataaagataagAAGGATGCAGAGTTCAATGAACGTTTCAAGCACA GACCACCCAAAGCcttggatgatgatgagacCGAGTTCCTTGATACTTTAGAGAAT TCAAGGAAGGAATATGAGCGAAAGATTGCAGATGAGGAAGCCCAACAACTTCTGAGTTTCCAG GCAGCCGTGGTAGCAAAGTCTAGCATTGTACAAGAGCTTCAGGAAACACCTTCTGTTCCTATAATACAG GAACAGAAATCAGCTGGGAAGAGGAATCCACCTCCTCGTCCATTAGGTATGATTATTAAGGTGAAGCCACAAGCAAAGAAAGCTAAAATTGATCagggaggtggtgaagaacCCACAAACACAGTGACAACCCCACATGTAGATACAGACAAAAGTTTAGAGGTAATGAAGACACCTAATAGTGATACTGATAAGTCCAGTGTTGTTGCGAAGACAGGCCTTGTTTCCTATAGTGACGAGAGTGAAGATGACTAG
- the LOC18787997 gene encoding protein transport protein SEC23-2 — protein sequence MANPRQPSIGYSVSITPSHPDTTSPDPEKISIPPPTLITPGAPRFPLPRFQQDQAPSPSLKTPNASSPANGLKTGSPIPHLSTPPGPPVFTSPVRPAAVPFRASPATPQPVAFSPGSSLPTSSPLNFSNGSHELQHELSNVTEDDIASVGESPYVLFSAHKVLKQKKQANIPSLGFGALVSPGREISPAPQIIQRDPHRCHSCGAYANIYCNILLGSGQWQCVICRELNGSEGEYIAPSKEDLCNFPELSSPMVDYVQTGNNRPGFIPVSDSRMSAPIVLVIDECLDEPHLWDLQSSLHAFVDSLPPTTRIGIILYGRTVSVYDFSEESIASADVLPGETSPSQDSLKALIYGTGIYLSPMHASLPVAHAIFSSLRPYKLKIPEASRDRCLGTAVEVALAIVQGPSGEMSRGVIKRSGGNSRIIVCAGGPNTYGPGSVPHSFSHPNYPHMEKTALKWMEHLGHEAHRHNTVVDILCAGTCPVRVPILQPLAKASGGVFVLHDDFGEAFGVNLQRASTRAAGSRGFLAIRCSDDILITQVVGPGEEAHMDTHETFKNDTSLYIQMLSVEETQSFSLSLENKRDIMTEYVYFQFTIQYLNVYQADISRVITIRLPTVDSVSAYLASVQDEVAAVLIAKRTLLRAKNYSDAIDMRATIDERIKDIALKFGSQAPKSKHYRFPKEVSLLPELLFHLRRGPLLGSIVGHEDERSVLRNLFLNASFDLSLRIVAPRCLMHREGGTFEELPAYDLAMQSDAAVVLDHGTDVFIWLGAELAADEGKSAAALAACRTLAEELTELRFPAPRILSFKEGSSQARYFVSRLIPAHKDPPYEQEARFPQLRTLTTEQRTKLKSSFLNFDEPSFCEWVRSLRVVPPEPS from the exons ATGGCTAATCCACGGCAGCCTTCCATTGGATACTCTGTCTCTATCACTCCCTCACACCCAGACACAACATCGCCTGACCCCGAGAAAATTTCCATACCTCCACCAACTTTAATTACACCAGGAGCTCCCAGATTTCCTCTGCCAAGGTTTCAACAGGATCAAGCTCCTTCTCcatcactcaaaaccccaaaTGCATCATCACCAGCTAATGGGTTGAAAACTGGCAGCCCTATTCCTCATTTGAGTACTCCACCTGGACCTCCTGTCTTTACTTCCCCTGTCCGGCCTGCTGCTGTGCCTTTTCGTGCTTCACCTGCAACTCCTCAGCCAGTTGCTTTCTCCCCGGGCTCATCTTTGCCAACATCTTCGCCCCTCAATTTTTCAAATGGGTCACATGAGTTGCAGCATGAACTTTCTAATGTTACAGAGGATGATATAGCGTCTGTTGGAGAATCACCATATGTCCTATTCTCAGCTCATAAG GTGTTGAAACAgaagaaacaagcaaatatacCCAGTTTGGGTTTTGGGGCATTGGTTTCACCTGGAAGGGAGATTTCACCAGCTCCTCAGATAATACAACGTGATCCTCATCGCTGCCACAGTTGCGGAGCTTATGCAAATATCTACTGCAATATCTTACTAGGCTCAGGTCAGTGGCAGTGTGTAATTTGCCGAGAGCTGAATGGAAGTGAGGGCGAATACATAGCTCCCAGCAAGGAAGATCTTTGTAATTTTCCAGAGTTGTCATCTCCCATGGTTGATTATGTTCAAACTGGGAACAATAGACCCGGTTTTATCCCAGTTTCTGATTCAAGAATGTCTGCACCTATTGTTCTTGTCATAGATGAGTGTTTGGATGAACCACATCTCTGGGATTTACAAAGCTCCTTGCATGCTTTTGTCGATTCACTTCCCCCAACAACAAGAATTGGAATAATACTCTATGGTCGCACAGTAtcagtttatgatttttcagAGGAATCGATTGCATCTGCTGATGTGCTTCCAGGAGAGACATCACCAAGTCAGGATTCCTTGAAGGCATTGATATATGGAACGGGTATATACTTGTCTCCAATGCATGCTTCACTGCCCGTAGCACATGCCATATTTTCATCATTGAGGCCATACAAATTGAAGATTCCAGAAGCTTCTAGAGATCGGTGCCTGGGCACGGCAGTCGAGGTTGCTCTTGCTATAGTTCAAGGGCCATCAGGAGAAATGTCTCGAGGAGTAATTAAAAGGTCTGGAGGTAATAGCAGAATCATTGTTTGTGCTGGTGGCCCTAATACATATGGTCCTGGATCTGTTCCTCATTCTTTCAGTCACCCAAATTATCCTCATATGGAAAAGACTGCTTTGAAATGGATGGAGCATCTGGGTCACGAGGCACACCGACACAATACAGTAGTTGACATTCTATGCGCTGGGACATGCCCTGTAAGAGTACCTATTTTGCAACCTCTTGCAAAAGCTTCTGGGGGCGTTTTTGTTCTCCATGATGACTTTGGGGAAGCCTTTGGTGTGAACTTGCAAAGGGCATCTACCAGGGCAGCAGGCTCCCGTGGGTTCTTGGCAATACGTTGTTCCGATGATATTCTCATAACTCAAGTCGTGGGTCCTGGTGAAGAGGCACATATGGACACTCATGAAACCTTCAAAAATGACACTTCTCTTTACATACAAATGCTTAGTGTTGAAGAGACACAGAGCTTCTCGCTCTCCTTGGAAAATAAGAGGGACATTATGACTGAGTATGTGTACTTCCAGTTTACAATACAGTATTTAAATGTGTATCAAGCGGATATATCAAGAGTAATTACTATTAGATTGCCAACAGTTGATAGTGTTTCAGCATATCTTGCAAGTGTTCAAGATGAAGTGGCAGCAGTTCTTATTGCGAAGAGGACTCTCTTGCGAGCTAAAAATTATTCTGATGCAATTGATATGCGAGCAACAATAGATGAAAGAATTAAAGATATTGCTCTGAAATTTGGTTCTCAAGCACCAAAGTCAAAGCATTATCGGTTTCCAAAGGAGGTCTCTTTATTGCCAGAGCTCCTGTTTCATCTAAGAAGAGGCCCACTTTTGGGAAGTATTGTTGGCCATGAAGATGAGAGATCTGTATTGCGGAACTTGTTTTTAAATGCATCCTTTGATCTCTCACTCCGAATAGTAGCGCCTCGTTGTCTAATGCATCGGGAAGGGGGAACATTTGAGGAACTGCCAGCTTATGACCTTGCTATGCAGTCAGATGCAGCAGTTGTTCTTGATCATGGCACAGATGTCTTCATTTGGTTG GGTGCTGAACTTGCTgctgatgaaggaaaaagtgCAGCTGCATTAGCGGCTTGCAGGACATTAGCTGAAGAGCTCACCGAGTTGCGGTTTCCAGCTCCTCGGATCCTTTCATTCAAG GAAGGAAGCTCTCAGGCTCGATATTTTGTATCGCGGCTCATACCGGCACACAAGGATCCTCCTTATGAGCAG GAGGCAAGATTCCCGCAGCTACGAACTTTGACAACAGAACAGCGGACAAAGCTGAAAAGCAGCTTTCTCAATTTTGACGAGCCTAGCTTCTGTGAGTGGGTACGAAGCTTGAGAGTGGTGCCTCCAGAACCAAGCTAG